One genomic segment of SAR202 cluster bacterium includes these proteins:
- a CDS encoding MFS transporter has translation MVKSWSYLIALSTGHMVKHFYQQGILLLIPFVKASLGLTDVQVGLLGTSRTIFSSAMNIPAGIMADVWRDKISIMLTASLLSLAIGYFLLGVAPNFIVVFLGIAITGMGTSLWHAPAFGSLAVVYPDRKATAMAGHRMGGSIGDTLAPFIIGAILGGISLSFLTTDSIQWESLSLFMSIPVALCAILVAIFFRNKSSIAGDSLNINEYFVAVIPLLKNKAVLSMVLLSGIRGMSHNSLSIFLMIYMVEDLGFGSFTAGFHLSLLTLFGVISAPIMGMISDRKGRRSIIFFAIASTAILVFLLIPFGTGLMLTIILALLGAVLYTVNPIMLATALDSANKGTEGSATSLMFTGAAIFSAFGPVFAGYLKQTYGTMDAVFWFVGIMMTISAIATLIVPMKTNQ, from the coding sequence ATGGTAAAATCTTGGTCCTATCTAATCGCTTTATCTACCGGACATATGGTAAAACATTTTTACCAACAAGGTATATTGTTATTAATACCTTTTGTTAAGGCATCACTCGGTTTAACAGATGTTCAGGTAGGACTATTAGGAACTTCTCGTACAATCTTCTCATCGGCTATGAATATACCTGCTGGTATAATGGCTGATGTTTGGAGAGATAAAATTTCTATCATGTTGACAGCTAGTTTACTCTCCTTGGCTATTGGTTACTTTCTGTTGGGTGTAGCTCCCAACTTTATTGTTGTGTTTTTAGGAATTGCTATTACTGGTATGGGCACATCTTTGTGGCATGCACCTGCGTTTGGTTCTCTGGCCGTCGTCTATCCAGACAGAAAGGCAACAGCTATGGCTGGTCATAGAATGGGAGGCTCAATAGGTGATACATTAGCCCCTTTTATCATAGGAGCGATTCTTGGAGGAATAAGTCTTTCATTTCTTACAACCGATTCTATTCAATGGGAATCCCTATCATTATTCATGAGTATACCTGTAGCTTTATGTGCAATTTTAGTTGCAATATTTTTTAGAAATAAATCAAGTATTGCAGGTGATTCATTAAATATTAACGAATACTTTGTTGCTGTTATTCCTTTACTAAAAAACAAAGCCGTTCTTAGTATGGTGCTATTATCTGGTATACGCGGGATGTCACACAATTCATTGTCTATATTTCTCATGATCTATATGGTCGAAGACCTAGGTTTTGGTTCGTTTACAGCAGGTTTCCACTTATCTCTTCTTACTTTATTTGGCGTTATATCAGCTCCAATCATGGGTATGATATCTGATAGAAAAGGAAGAAGATCTATAATCTTTTTTGCTATTGCCTCCACCGCTATTTTAGTATTTTTATTGATACCTTTTGGTACAGGATTAATGTTGACCATAATTTTGGCTCTTTTGGGTGCTGTCCTATATACTGTCAATCCTATTATGTTAGCTACTGCTCTTGATTCTGCAAATAAAGGTACAGAAGGATCGGCTACATCACTTATGTTTACAGGAGCTGCAATATTTTCTGCCTTTGGCCCTGTATTTGCCGGATATCTTAAACAAACTTATGGAACTATGGATGCAGTTTTTTGGTTTGTTGGAATTATGATGACAATTAGTGCAATTGCAACCCTCATAGTACCAATGAAGACAAATCAATAG
- a CDS encoding alpha/beta hydrolase, with product MSFIEIDNYSFHYHHYKGDGPDIVLLHGLASNLNIWNLVAPILSQSFNVYTVDQRGHGLSSKPDNGYDFESITSDLTSICKNLDLNTPIIVGHSWGANVVIESLAKDTSHYFKGGVLVDGGVLNISKENRSTWSEIETRLAPPVLTHLTLNQLLQRVRENRKEDWNVAFEDVLTNSFEVINGLIKPRLSRENHMKILYEIWNENILFQLESIDSPVLILPVSSDNNESVSPNMHGVSKKEAVNIASSKLHNSEVIWLKKSIHDVPIQNPKLVTDAIFKSKDTLFG from the coding sequence ATGAGCTTCATTGAAATAGATAACTATTCTTTTCATTATCATCATTATAAAGGTGATGGTCCTGATATTGTATTACTTCATGGCCTAGCTTCCAATTTGAATATATGGAATTTAGTTGCACCAATATTATCACAAAGCTTTAATGTGTACACAGTTGATCAAAGGGGGCATGGCCTTTCTTCTAAGCCAGATAATGGTTATGACTTCGAGTCTATCACTAGCGACCTTACTTCTATTTGTAAAAATCTAGATTTAAATACTCCAATAATTGTTGGGCATAGTTGGGGTGCTAATGTTGTCATTGAATCCCTTGCCAAAGATACGAGTCATTATTTCAAAGGAGGGGTGTTAGTTGATGGCGGAGTGTTAAATATATCAAAAGAGAATCGTTCTACTTGGTCTGAAATCGAAACTCGTTTGGCTCCTCCAGTTTTAACACACCTAACATTAAATCAATTACTACAAAGAGTCCGGGAAAATCGAAAAGAAGACTGGAATGTAGCTTTTGAAGATGTTTTAACGAATTCTTTTGAAGTTATTAACGGTTTAATTAAGCCTAGATTATCTAGAGAAAATCATATGAAGATACTATATGAAATCTGGAATGAAAACATATTATTTCAATTGGAGTCTATTGACTCTCCAGTACTTATATTGCCTGTATCATCTGATAATAATGAATCTGTTAGCCCTAATATGCATGGAGTAAGTAAAAAGGAAGCTGTAAATATCGCGAGTTCCAAACTACATAACTCTGAAGTTATATGGCTAAAAAAATCCATTCACGATGTACCTATTCAAAATCCAAAGCTTGTAACTGATGCTATTTTTAAATCGAAAGATACTCTTTTTGGTTGA
- a CDS encoding cysteinyl-tRNA synthetase, which produces MNNSTPNLNYGSILFLGSGETASAGRILHEQLFKKLSKKKVNVAILETPAGFEPNSRQVALEVSDFFIEKLQNYHPDVKIIPARRRDGDFSTNSEEIISDIKTADHIYLGAGSPTYLVKHLENTLALENLHNQHQNGSSICLTSASSIAFGKWSLPVYEIFKVGLDLYWQQGLDFFSRFNLDLSIIPHWNNNDGGKKIDTSRCYLGKERVDKLLNMLPIESVVLGIDEHTGLLLDFSKQTVNVVGKGSVHLLQAGNEKIYRNGDEFQLQDLGNFIMPENKSSVINNHLVKEIPQNIIELAEMRLQSRKNKEWDQADRLRIKLSELGYQIEDNNDGYSVSKI; this is translated from the coding sequence TTGAATAATTCTACTCCTAATCTAAATTATGGCTCCATTTTATTTCTCGGCTCAGGTGAAACTGCATCAGCTGGGCGTATATTACATGAGCAACTATTCAAAAAGCTTTCCAAGAAAAAAGTTAATGTTGCAATTCTCGAAACACCTGCAGGTTTTGAACCTAATTCCAGACAAGTTGCTTTAGAAGTTTCTGATTTTTTTATTGAAAAACTTCAAAATTATCACCCTGATGTAAAAATAATCCCTGCTAGAAGGCGCGATGGTGACTTTAGTACCAATTCAGAAGAAATAATTAGTGATATCAAAACTGCTGATCATATATACCTAGGTGCTGGTAGCCCTACGTATTTAGTTAAACATCTAGAAAATACACTCGCTTTAGAAAATCTTCATAACCAACATCAAAATGGTTCATCGATTTGTTTGACTAGCGCTTCTTCAATAGCTTTTGGGAAATGGTCTTTACCTGTTTATGAAATTTTCAAAGTTGGTTTGGATTTGTACTGGCAACAAGGTTTAGATTTTTTTTCTAGATTTAACCTGGATTTATCAATAATCCCTCATTGGAACAATAATGATGGTGGCAAAAAAATTGATACTAGCAGATGTTATTTAGGTAAAGAAAGAGTGGATAAACTTTTAAATATGCTTCCTATAGAATCAGTTGTGCTAGGGATTGATGAGCATACTGGTTTACTTTTAGACTTTTCTAAACAAACTGTCAATGTAGTTGGAAAAGGATCTGTTCATCTTCTACAAGCTGGAAATGAAAAAATATATAGAAATGGCGATGAATTTCAATTACAAGATTTAGGTAATTTTATTATGCCTGAAAACAAATCCTCTGTAATAAACAATCACCTAGTAAAGGAAATTCCACAAAATATTATTGAATTAGCAGAAATGCGATTACAATCAAGGAAAAATAAAGAATGGGATCAAGCCGATAGATTAAGAATAAAACTTTCTGAGCTTGGGTATCAAATAGAAGATAATAATGATGGATACAGTGTATCAAAAATATGA
- a CDS encoding thioredoxin family protein: protein MGCKTAKPIVDRLEKDLENEINVIRLDVMTEAGRDFREEFSVRVTPGFVLVNNENKELWQFIGIPNSKTFIERIKKEIKDTNG, encoded by the coding sequence ATTGGTTGCAAAACTGCAAAGCCGATCGTGGATCGGCTAGAGAAAGATTTAGAGAATGAAATTAATGTAATTAGACTAGATGTGATGACTGAAGCAGGCCGAGATTTCAGAGAGGAATTCTCTGTTCGTGTCACACCTGGATTTGTCTTAGTTAATAATGAAAATAAAGAGTTATGGCAGTTTATTGGAATTCCAAATTCTAAAACATTTATAGAACGAATCAAGAAAGAAATAAAGGATACAAATGGATAG
- a CDS encoding VOC family protein, protein MAYKFNHVHIKADNPEIVANWYVQAFEFEILSSVMRDSGDQFVRCKTKDGVAINISGARTDESLPELGSGVHLGIEHFGIEVDNMSKELTRLETLGATVLEGPNVNPATGMSIAFIGTPDGSRIEIMEIPAN, encoded by the coding sequence ATGGCATACAAATTTAATCATGTACACATTAAGGCTGACAACCCTGAAATAGTCGCAAATTGGTATGTTCAAGCATTTGAGTTTGAAATACTAAGTAGTGTCATGCGAGATTCGGGTGACCAATTTGTACGTTGCAAAACAAAGGATGGAGTTGCAATAAATATATCAGGTGCCAGAACTGATGAATCTCTACCAGAATTAGGTTCTGGAGTACATCTTGGTATCGAACATTTTGGTATTGAAGTTGATAATATGAGCAAAGAATTAACTAGACTAGAAACTCTTGGAGCAACAGTATTAGAGGGACCAAATGTTAATCCCGCCACTGGTATGTCTATAGCGTTTATAGGAACACCAGACGGTAGCAGGATTGAAATAATGGAAATACCTGCAAATTAA
- a CDS encoding DUF2437 domain-containing protein: protein MKICRFKANNNQESYGIVFESNIIYKIDGDIFGEFQQTDKKFELKSVKLLPPCTPKQMYGPGLNFLDHLQMANEALGTNATTIEQPDPWFKSITSIIGEGENIIIPKDSPSGIQYEGECIAIIGKTTRRVDENTAWDNILGYTCGNDISERTWQRDDREFWRAKGSDTFAPIGPWIETSFDPREQNAMIVRVNGEEVQKAYTSDMFFNFGKLISFISQAITLSPGDMIWSGTSGHPENMSHGDIVEVEVENIGVLTNKVVNE from the coding sequence ATGAAGATCTGCAGATTCAAAGCAAATAATAATCAAGAAAGTTATGGGATCGTTTTTGAGTCAAATATAATCTATAAAATTGATGGAGATATTTTTGGAGAATTTCAACAAACTGATAAAAAATTTGAACTTAAAAGTGTGAAATTATTACCACCCTGCACGCCTAAACAAATGTATGGTCCAGGTTTAAACTTCTTAGATCATCTACAAATGGCAAATGAAGCACTCGGGACAAATGCAACTACTATTGAGCAACCTGATCCATGGTTTAAATCTATAACTTCAATTATTGGTGAAGGAGAAAATATAATTATCCCTAAGGACTCACCTAGCGGTATTCAATATGAAGGAGAATGTATTGCAATTATTGGTAAAACCACAAGACGCGTTGATGAAAATACCGCATGGGATAATATATTGGGTTACACATGTGGAAATGATATATCCGAAAGAACATGGCAACGTGATGACAGAGAATTTTGGAGAGCAAAAGGGTCTGATACTTTTGCTCCGATTGGGCCATGGATAGAAACGTCTTTTGATCCAAGAGAACAAAACGCAATGATAGTAAGAGTCAATGGTGAAGAAGTTCAAAAAGCATATACTTCTGATATGTTTTTTAATTTTGGCAAATTAATAAGCTTTATAAGCCAAGCAATAACGTTATCTCCTGGAGATATGATATGGTCTGGGACTTCTGGTCATCCTGAAAATATGAGTCACGGGGATATTGTTGAAGTTGAAGTGGAAAATATAGGAGTACTTACAAATAAAGTAGTTAATGAATAG
- a CDS encoding NrdH-redoxin, with protein sequence MSKQIIMYGADWCGDCIRAERFLDRYGISYQKINIDQDENAKNFVIKTNNGKQIIPTIIFPDNSVLVEPSNKQLADKLNIMQ encoded by the coding sequence ATGTCTAAACAAATTATCATGTATGGAGCTGATTGGTGTGGTGACTGTATAAGAGCAGAGCGCTTTTTAGATAGGTATGGCATCTCTTATCAAAAGATTAATATTGATCAAGATGAAAATGCCAAAAATTTTGTAATTAAAACTAATAATGGTAAACAAATTATCCCTACAATAATCTTCCCTGATAATTCGGTTTTAGTAGAACCATCAAACAAACAATTAGCCGATAAACTCAATATAATGCAATAG
- a CDS encoding amidohydrolase, translated as MIIDSHCHAGLNWFEPIELLQYQMEINNVSKAILIQHGGNYDNSYIIQCAENQPEKFSAVVCVDNNDINSPEILKNLANNPNVVGVRLRPNERFKYGDPLTLWKIAESEGLVVSCFAINANLCATHEFQELVSTISDTKIILEHLGGVYISRTPEVTKSPFTSFKKVLELAQYNHTYMKFGGLGEFCERPNTLTADIGFKDIPPLIELAVDAFGFQRLMWGSDYTPVSQREGYANALNYPLNLDIFNSKDAKNHVLSKTAIECWGL; from the coding sequence ATGATAATAGATAGTCATTGCCATGCAGGACTCAATTGGTTTGAACCAATTGAATTGCTTCAGTATCAAATGGAAATAAATAATGTATCTAAAGCAATACTAATACAACATGGAGGCAATTACGATAATTCCTACATTATTCAATGTGCAGAAAATCAACCAGAGAAGTTTTCAGCAGTTGTTTGTGTAGATAATAATGATATTAATTCTCCAGAGATATTAAAAAATTTAGCTAATAATCCAAATGTCGTGGGAGTAAGATTGAGACCAAACGAACGATTTAAATATGGAGATCCTCTAACTTTATGGAAAATAGCTGAGTCTGAAGGTTTGGTTGTAAGTTGCTTTGCTATTAACGCCAATTTATGCGCTACTCATGAATTCCAAGAACTTGTAAGTACTATTTCAGATACCAAAATTATACTAGAGCATTTGGGCGGAGTTTATATTTCTAGAACACCAGAAGTTACCAAATCTCCTTTCACCTCATTCAAAAAAGTTCTTGAATTAGCACAATATAACCATACATATATGAAATTTGGTGGATTAGGAGAATTTTGTGAACGACCAAATACATTAACTGCAGATATCGGGTTCAAAGATATACCTCCATTAATCGAATTGGCTGTAGATGCTTTTGGCTTTCAAAGATTAATGTGGGGAAGTGATTACACTCCAGTTAGTCAACGTGAAGGATATGCTAATGCTCTAAACTATCCTTTAAACCTAGATATCTTCAATTCGAAAGACGCTAAAAACCATGTCTTATCAAAAACGGCTATAGAATGCTGGGGTCTTTAA
- a CDS encoding O-acetylhomoserine aminocarboxypropyltransferase/cysteine synthase, with translation MSDYRFETLQLHGGQEPDPATNARAVPIYQTTSFVFNSQEHGSNLFTLKELGNIYTRIMNPTTDVFEKRVAALEGGLLGLATASGQAAQFTAIANILQAGDNLVSTSYLYGGTYNQFKAQFPRLGINVKFADGDNVSSFESNIDENTKALYIESLGNPQINVPDFEAIANLAHSYNIPLIVDNTLGAAGALIRPIDHGADVVVHSATKWIGGHGTSIGGVIVDAGTFDWGNGKFPLYTEPSESYHGLVHWNVSGFGSDLCNALGVPSNRNIAFGIRARFEVLRDYGAALSPFNSFLFLQGLETLSLRVERICDNALALAQFLETHPKVDSVNYLGLSSNPSKSAAEKYLHRGYGPVLTFTVKGGFEGAATTIDNLKLASNLANVGDSKTLVIHPASTTHEQLSPDEQVSAGVTPSTIRVSVGTENIDDIKEDFAQAFDAIK, from the coding sequence ATGAGTGATTATAGATTTGAAACATTACAACTGCACGGTGGTCAAGAACCAGATCCGGCTACGAATGCTAGAGCTGTGCCAATATATCAAACAACTTCGTTTGTATTTAATAGTCAAGAGCACGGCTCAAATTTATTTACCTTAAAAGAGTTAGGTAATATATATACCCGAATAATGAATCCAACCACTGATGTATTTGAAAAACGAGTAGCTGCTTTGGAAGGTGGATTATTAGGACTGGCAACAGCATCAGGTCAAGCAGCTCAATTTACAGCAATAGCTAATATTTTACAGGCTGGTGATAATCTTGTTTCAACTTCTTATCTCTATGGAGGTACGTATAATCAATTTAAGGCACAATTCCCACGACTTGGAATAAATGTTAAATTTGCTGATGGAGATAATGTGTCTAGTTTTGAGTCTAATATTGATGAGAATACAAAAGCTTTATACATAGAATCTTTAGGTAACCCACAAATAAATGTCCCAGATTTTGAAGCAATAGCAAATTTAGCCCATTCGTATAATATTCCTTTGATTGTAGATAATACACTTGGTGCGGCAGGAGCATTAATTCGCCCCATAGATCATGGAGCAGATGTAGTGGTTCATAGCGCTACAAAATGGATAGGTGGACATGGAACAAGTATAGGTGGGGTTATTGTGGATGCTGGTACATTTGATTGGGGTAATGGAAAATTCCCATTGTATACAGAACCAAGTGAATCATACCATGGATTAGTACATTGGAACGTATCTGGATTTGGTAGTGATTTGTGTAATGCATTAGGTGTACCTAGTAATAGGAATATAGCTTTCGGTATTAGGGCTCGTTTTGAGGTTTTAAGAGATTACGGTGCAGCACTAAGTCCATTTAATTCCTTTTTATTCTTACAAGGTTTAGAGACTTTATCACTAAGAGTCGAACGTATTTGTGATAACGCATTAGCTTTAGCTCAGTTTTTAGAAACTCATCCAAAAGTCGATTCTGTTAACTATTTAGGATTATCTTCAAACCCAAGTAAATCTGCAGCTGAAAAGTATTTACATAGAGGATATGGCCCAGTTTTGACATTTACTGTTAAAGGGGGTTTTGAAGGTGCTGCTACAACTATAGATAATTTAAAACTTGCTAGTAACTTAGCAAATGTTGGAGACTCTAAAACTTTAGTAATACACCCAGCTTCCACTACTCATGAACAATTATCTCCTGATGAACAAGTTTCTGCTGGTGTTACTCCATCTACTATACGTGTTTCGGTTGGTACTGAAAATATTGATGATATCAAAGAAGATTTTGCACAAGCATTTGACGCAATAAAGTAG
- a CDS encoding homoserine O-succinyltransferase, whose amino-acid sequence MSLLLPTNYHAIPHIEHNDIVQWTPLGQNNNSSNHLRIGILNIMPLGHEYELNILNSLGFTTYEVEPIWIKLKSHTYKTWPEGYVDREYITYEQAKDQGRLDGLIITGAPVEHLRFEEVTYWREIVNIINDSRDYCPSTLGLCWAGMAMAHLVGVKKNVFEKKLFGVFELENQISNHVIMGASDDKFVCPQSRNAGMDDIDMQRAESRGDLNLLAYGEEAGYTIYETPDHKQLIHIGHPEYNSGRLAYEARRDSTDPAVPPISNFDFENPANVWKMHRHTFYQQWLNYCHRTLQNTI is encoded by the coding sequence ATGTCATTACTACTTCCTACTAACTATCACGCTATTCCTCATATTGAACATAATGATATTGTTCAATGGACGCCACTTGGCCAAAATAACAACTCTTCTAATCATCTTAGGATAGGTATACTTAATATTATGCCACTAGGCCACGAATATGAATTAAATATATTAAATTCGCTTGGTTTTACAACTTATGAAGTAGAACCAATTTGGATTAAATTGAAATCTCATACCTACAAAACATGGCCTGAAGGATATGTTGATAGAGAATATATAACTTATGAACAGGCTAAAGACCAAGGTCGCCTTGATGGATTAATTATTACAGGTGCCCCTGTAGAGCATTTAAGATTTGAAGAAGTTACCTATTGGAGAGAAATAGTTAATATAATTAATGATTCCCGGGATTATTGTCCTAGTACTTTAGGTTTATGCTGGGCTGGCATGGCAATGGCACATTTGGTTGGTGTTAAAAAAAATGTTTTCGAAAAAAAACTATTCGGTGTATTTGAGCTTGAGAATCAAATATCTAACCATGTGATTATGGGTGCAAGTGATGACAAATTTGTATGTCCTCAAAGCCGAAATGCTGGCATGGATGATATAGACATGCAAAGAGCTGAATCTAGAGGTGACTTAAATTTGTTGGCTTATGGAGAAGAGGCTGGTTATACAATATATGAAACCCCTGATCATAAACAATTGATTCACATAGGTCATCCTGAATACAATTCAGGTAGATTGGCATATGAAGCTAGAAGAGATTCAACAGATCCAGCTGTACCTCCAATTAGTAACTTTGATTTTGAAAACCCAGCAAATGTTTGGAAAATGCATCGCCATACCTTTTATCAACAATGGTTGAATTATTGCCATAGAACTCTACAAAATACAATCTAA
- a CDS encoding LLM class flavin-dependent oxidoreductase — protein sequence MKEIHLGVVDQSPIRKGGTARQALTESVSLAQVAEKLGYERYWVAEHHNSGGYAGTAPEILIGQIATQTNTIKVGSGGVMLSHYSAFKVAEVFRLLDTFFPERIEIGIGRAPGSDQLTAAALSYPKYPMDIQQFPQQVVDLIGHLSETLDQEHPFVNIKVQPGLTPNHIPDIWLLGSSDYSARLAAELGLPFSFADFFGTTAAHGPQIAELYRKSFKPSGYLNEPKLSVALNVMCAETEEKAHFITTSRNISRINSIRGIREPMISPEEASAITLNPSEIQHLAQVNSNQILGTKEQVKEKILASSESYQTDQINIVSNCYYFEDRINSYTLVAEALKE from the coding sequence ATGAAAGAAATACATTTAGGAGTTGTTGATCAATCCCCTATACGTAAGGGTGGGACAGCTCGTCAAGCACTTACTGAAAGTGTTTCCTTAGCACAAGTAGCTGAAAAACTTGGTTATGAAAGATACTGGGTTGCAGAACATCATAATTCTGGCGGTTATGCAGGAACAGCTCCTGAAATACTTATAGGACAAATTGCTACACAAACAAATACAATAAAAGTTGGTAGTGGTGGAGTTATGCTTTCCCATTATTCGGCTTTTAAAGTAGCCGAAGTTTTTCGATTATTAGATACATTTTTCCCTGAAAGAATTGAAATTGGAATTGGAAGAGCTCCTGGGAGTGATCAACTTACAGCTGCTGCCCTATCCTATCCAAAGTACCCAATGGATATTCAACAATTTCCTCAACAAGTTGTCGACTTAATTGGACACTTATCTGAAACCTTGGACCAAGAACATCCTTTTGTGAATATCAAAGTACAACCAGGATTAACTCCGAACCACATTCCTGATATATGGTTATTAGGGTCTAGTGATTACAGTGCTAGGCTTGCCGCAGAGCTGGGTTTACCTTTTTCTTTTGCTGATTTTTTTGGAACAACTGCTGCTCATGGCCCTCAGATCGCAGAGCTTTATCGAAAATCTTTTAAACCTTCAGGATACTTAAATGAGCCTAAATTAAGTGTTGCTTTAAATGTAATGTGTGCTGAAACTGAAGAGAAAGCCCACTTTATTACGACAAGTAGAAATATTTCGAGAATCAATTCTATACGTGGAATAAGAGAGCCAATGATTTCTCCAGAAGAAGCTAGTGCTATAACTCTAAACCCAAGTGAAATACAGCACCTTGCACAAGTAAATAGTAATCAAATATTAGGAACGAAAGAACAAGTAAAAGAAAAAATACTTGCTAGTTCAGAAAGTTATCAAACAGACCAGATTAATATTGTGTCAAATTGCTATTATTTTGAAGATCGTATTAATTCATACACATTAGTGGCTGAGGCTCTAAAGGAATGA
- a CDS encoding YHS domain-containing protein, giving the protein MCMVCGKTTSEEGQREVTGQTAHGANEVDPTEGTRRFHDGKWYYFSSMECRSLFMANPDKYISE; this is encoded by the coding sequence ATGTGTATGGTTTGTGGAAAAACTACAAGTGAAGAAGGCCAAAGAGAAGTAACGGGTCAAACAGCTCACGGGGCTAATGAAGTAGATCCAACAGAAGGTACAAGAAGATTCCACGATGGTAAATGGTATTATTTTAGCAGCATGGAATGTAGATCTCTTTTTATGGCCAATCCTGACAAATATATATCTGAGTAA
- a CDS encoding FAD-binding oxidoreductase produces MTISNTKTNKNIVIAGAGIVGASIGFNLSQRSNINLTIIDIDIPGQGASKHSFAWLNSYYKMPEHYWHLNKMSMDMWHRFASELGNDVGLVVGGDIRWVKTKKDAEDLITKTKKMQSLGYKCNLIDKDELQALEPNLQIDEFEVGYYGANDAHVEPLKVIDACLGKIRDNGGTFLPNTRIDELILENGVVTGLNTSKGIIQCDTFVIAAGIGTPSLASLAGVNIPLVESPGSGARTLTIPPLLNTAALIHLPAIDKNNGQLHVRQFSDGSLMIGEGSQESVSNDDSNEHALNLLDRARHYLAIPNVDVAPMGIGYRPMPADGLPIVGFSDQVPNMYIAVTHSGVTLSPILGTYAAMEILDEQKVDYLENYRLERFLDGEGEIIFNGKDQRLDVWSRKLGYNKSS; encoded by the coding sequence ATGACTATTAGTAATACAAAAACAAACAAAAATATAGTTATTGCCGGTGCAGGTATAGTTGGTGCGTCTATTGGATTTAATTTATCACAAAGATCTAATATCAACTTGACAATAATTGACATTGATATTCCTGGACAAGGAGCCTCAAAACATTCATTTGCTTGGTTAAATTCGTATTATAAAATGCCTGAGCACTATTGGCATTTAAATAAGATGTCTATGGATATGTGGCATAGATTTGCATCAGAACTAGGTAATGATGTCGGTCTTGTTGTTGGTGGAGATATACGTTGGGTTAAAACAAAAAAAGACGCTGAAGATTTAATTACTAAAACAAAAAAAATGCAATCACTCGGGTATAAATGTAATTTAATCGATAAAGATGAATTACAGGCACTTGAACCAAATTTACAAATTGATGAATTTGAAGTTGGTTATTACGGTGCTAATGATGCTCATGTAGAACCATTAAAAGTTATTGATGCATGCTTGGGAAAAATTCGTGATAATGGCGGAACATTTCTGCCAAACACACGGATAGATGAATTGATTTTAGAAAATGGTGTTGTAACAGGATTAAATACCTCCAAGGGTATTATTCAATGCGATACGTTTGTTATCGCAGCTGGGATAGGGACGCCCTCCTTAGCAAGTTTAGCAGGAGTCAATATCCCCCTTGTGGAAAGCCCAGGCTCTGGCGCTAGGACTTTGACTATACCTCCATTACTAAATACAGCTGCTCTTATTCACCTACCTGCAATTGATAAAAATAATGGGCAACTTCATGTCAGACAATTTTCTGATGGTAGTTTAATGATTGGGGAAGGCTCACAAGAAAGTGTATCCAATGATGATAGTAACGAACACGCATTGAACCTGTTGGATAGAGCTCGACATTATCTCGCAATTCCTAATGTAGACGTAGCACCAATGGGAATTGGGTATAGACCAATGCCTGCAGATGGATTACCAATTGTAGGATTCTCCGACCAAGTACCCAATATGTATATAGCAGTTACTCATAGTGGTGTAACTTTATCTCCAATACTAGGAACTTATGCTGCAATGGAAATACTTGACGAACAAAAAGTTGATTATCTAGAAAATTATCGATTAGAGCGCTTTTTAGATGGTGAAGGTGAAATTATATTTAATGGCAAAGACCAAAGATTAGATGTCTGGAGTAGAAAATTAGGATACAACAAAAGCTCGTGA